In one window of Pirellulales bacterium DNA:
- a CDS encoding AMP-binding protein produces MTAKNLAELAEESAARLGERSFFEIEGEQYTNWQLLDRTRRLHAAFAELGLGRGGRAVVLMMNHALVFPVLQGIFRTGATAIPIMPQSAANELRYVLSDTEAQIVVTDVERLPTVREAVAGLPHVTHILVLGGTDNPQAMPAELCLDSLLQHAPLAALPQIDTHDVAVMLYSSGTTGRPKGVLLTHGNLLASAAAVADAAELDKWEVPRITLSAMPIAHIFGVAIMNDLLMTPNHLADRTRLVQLRWFDPERFMALVQEHRCTATAAVPTILAVLLHHPRASQYDLSSLVEIICGGAPLPVELAQAFMRRHPARIREVYGLTEGAGMGTANRRSEPFRPGSAGRAYKHTELQILDEEDRPVPSGERGEICMRGPIVMRGYHNRPDETESILRGGWLHTGDVGYLDEDGFLFVVDRKKDMIIRGGENIYPAELEAVLHEHPAVAEAAVVGVPDAVYGENVVAFVVSKPGAEVSETEVVEHVCRHVAKFKAPSQVHFLSALPKSNIGKILRRVLRDEAAAK; encoded by the coding sequence ATGACGGCGAAGAATTTGGCGGAACTGGCCGAAGAATCGGCCGCGCGGTTGGGTGAGCGGTCGTTTTTCGAGATCGAGGGCGAGCAGTATACAAATTGGCAATTGCTCGACCGTACTCGACGATTGCACGCGGCCTTCGCCGAATTGGGATTGGGTCGAGGAGGCCGGGCCGTGGTGCTGATGATGAATCACGCCTTGGTGTTTCCGGTATTGCAGGGAATCTTTCGCACCGGGGCCACGGCTATCCCCATCATGCCGCAATCGGCGGCGAACGAGTTACGCTATGTGCTTTCGGACACCGAGGCGCAAATCGTCGTTACCGACGTCGAGCGGTTGCCCACCGTGCGTGAAGCCGTGGCCGGGCTTCCCCATGTCACCCATATCTTGGTGCTTGGCGGAACAGATAACCCGCAGGCAATGCCGGCGGAACTGTGCTTGGATTCGCTTTTGCAGCATGCTCCGCTCGCGGCGCTGCCGCAGATCGATACGCACGATGTCGCGGTCATGCTTTATTCCTCAGGCACGACAGGCCGGCCCAAGGGTGTGCTCCTGACCCACGGCAATCTGCTGGCCAGCGCAGCCGCGGTAGCCGACGCTGCAGAACTCGACAAATGGGAAGTGCCGAGGATCACGCTCAGTGCGATGCCGATTGCGCACATTTTTGGCGTGGCCATTATGAATGACTTGCTGATGACACCTAATCATCTGGCGGATCGGACGCGCCTGGTTCAATTGCGCTGGTTTGATCCCGAGCGATTCATGGCGCTGGTACAGGAGCATCGCTGCACGGCCACGGCGGCGGTGCCGACGATCCTGGCGGTATTACTGCACCATCCCCGGGCCAGTCAGTACGATTTATCATCGCTGGTCGAAATCATCTGCGGCGGAGCGCCCTTGCCCGTGGAGTTGGCGCAAGCTTTCATGCGTCGGCACCCAGCGCGGATTCGCGAGGTGTACGGTCTGACCGAGGGTGCCGGCATGGGCACAGCTAATCGTCGGTCGGAACCGTTTCGCCCGGGTTCGGCGGGTCGCGCCTATAAGCACACGGAATTGCAGATCTTGGACGAGGAGGATCGGCCCGTCCCCTCGGGCGAGCGCGGCGAGATCTGCATGCGCGGGCCGATCGTGATGCGGGGCTACCACAATCGTCCGGACGAGACCGAGTCGATTCTGCGCGGCGGCTGGCTGCACACCGGCGACGTCGGCTACCTGGACGAGGACGGGTTCCTCTTTGTCGTGGATCGCAAAAAGGACATGATCATTCGCGGCGGTGAAAACATCTATCCGGCCGAGCTGGAAGCGGTTTTGCACGAGCACCCTGCCGTGGCCGAGGCGGCTGTCGTCGGCGTGCCGGACGCAGTTTATGGCGAAAACGTGGTAGCCTTCGTCGTCTCCAAGCCCGGTGCGGAGGTCAGTGAGACAGAAGTGGTCGAGCACGTCTGCCGCCACGTGGCCAAATTCAAGGCGCCGTCACAGGTTCACTTTCTGTCGGCGTTACCGAAAAGCAACATCGGCAAGATCCTGCGCCGCGTGCTGCGCGACGAAGCGGCTGCTAAGTAA